One window of Chamaesiphon minutus PCC 6605 genomic DNA carries:
- a CDS encoding ISAs1 family transposase — MPTQVEKKKQKTETVGATNLDSQEITKKFGQYFQDIKDPRTQRTRVHLLKDIITIAILAVIAGAKGWEDMEEYGVNKQEWLSTFLELPGGIPSADTFRRVFEKINPKELEQCFRLWVQSLIEQLGVEVVAIDGKTNRGSYDRASGVKALHMVSAWASEHRLVLGQTKVSAKSNEITAIPALLELLDIQGCIITIDAMGTQKSMATKITGANADYVLSLKDNHPTLHQQVKSWFETAQSQGFKGVDVSISQRVEKGHHRIENRKVYTVPVSQLPLLYQQDQWSGLQTVVMVVRKSQYWNKTTHEVQFYLTSLLSDANRIGSAIRQHWGIENSVHWTLDVTFDEDKSRIRSLHGPQNFAVLRRLALNALERETSFRRSIRQKSRRTAMNDRYMLAVLSAAVPTSHPSTSACQ; from the coding sequence ATGCCGACACAAGTAGAAAAGAAGAAGCAAAAAACTGAAACAGTCGGAGCGACGAATTTAGACAGCCAAGAAATTACAAAGAAGTTTGGGCAATACTTTCAAGATATTAAAGATCCCAGAACCCAGAGGACGAGAGTACATCTACTCAAAGACATTATCACCATTGCCATCTTGGCAGTAATCGCAGGAGCAAAAGGATGGGAGGATATGGAAGAGTATGGTGTGAATAAGCAAGAGTGGTTAAGTACATTTCTAGAGCTACCAGGCGGAATCCCCAGCGCCGACACATTTAGAAGAGTATTTGAAAAAATCAATCCCAAAGAATTAGAGCAATGCTTTCGGCTGTGGGTGCAATCACTAATTGAGCAACTAGGAGTGGAAGTAGTCGCCATTGATGGTAAAACCAACAGAGGTTCATACGACAGGGCATCTGGGGTCAAAGCGTTGCACATGGTGAGTGCATGGGCGAGTGAGCATCGATTGGTCTTGGGACAAACAAAAGTCAGTGCTAAATCTAATGAAATCACAGCGATTCCCGCATTATTAGAATTGCTAGACATTCAAGGCTGTATCATCACTATCGATGCAATGGGCACGCAGAAATCGATGGCGACGAAGATTACTGGAGCAAATGCCGATTATGTGTTAAGCCTTAAGGATAATCATCCAACACTACACCAACAAGTCAAAAGCTGGTTTGAGACAGCACAATCACAGGGGTTTAAAGGCGTAGATGTCAGTATTAGTCAGCGGGTGGAGAAAGGACATCATCGGATTGAAAACCGGAAAGTTTACACTGTCCCTGTTTCACAACTACCATTGCTGTATCAACAAGACCAGTGGAGTGGACTGCAAACAGTTGTGATGGTTGTACGCAAGTCTCAGTATTGGAACAAGACCACTCATGAAGTCCAATTTTACCTAACCAGTCTTCTCAGCGATGCCAACCGGATTGGTAGTGCGATTCGCCAGCACTGGGGGATTGAGAATTCTGTCCATTGGACATTAGATGTCACCTTTGATGAGGACAAATCTCGCATTCGTTCTCTCCACGGTCCGCAGAATTTTGCCGTGTTACGTCGCCTTGCACTTAATGCCTTAGAACGTGAGACATCTTTTCGGCGTAGTATTCGTCAAAAGTCCCGGCGAACCGCGATGAATGACCGCTATATGCTTGCTGTCTTATCTGCGGCTGTTCCCACTTCCCATCCAAGCACATCCGCTTGTCAATAG
- a CDS encoding DegT/DnrJ/EryC1/StrS family aminotransferase produces the protein MTKPILLSTPHMGDREHQFVTEAFETNWIAPIGPHVDAFEREFCQTVGSSHATAVSSGTAALHLALKLVGVDAGDEVFCSSLTFSASANPIVYLGAKPVFIDSDRISWNMDPLVLQAALEQRASIGKLPKAVIIVHLYGQSADLDPIIKLCKQYGVATIEDAAEALGATYKGRSPGTFGDVGIFSFNGNKIITTSGGGMLVSEDASITSKAKFLATQARDPAPHYQHSEIGYNYRMSNVLAGIGRGQLMVLSDRVAARRRNCEIYQQALAHLPGIEFMPEAPWGSATRWLTCLTIDPTAFGIDRETVRLALAEQQIEARPVWKPLHLQPIFGDCERFGGEVAEDLFDRGLCLPSGSNLSDEDLNCVIEAILGSRG, from the coding sequence ATGACAAAACCTATTTTGCTTTCAACTCCACACATGGGCGATCGCGAGCATCAATTCGTGACTGAAGCTTTTGAAACAAATTGGATTGCCCCCATCGGCCCTCATGTTGACGCCTTCGAGCGCGAGTTTTGCCAAACAGTAGGTTCTAGTCATGCAACTGCTGTCAGTTCGGGGACGGCAGCTCTACATTTAGCACTCAAGCTCGTCGGCGTAGATGCTGGCGATGAAGTATTTTGTTCGAGCCTGACATTTTCGGCAAGTGCCAATCCGATCGTTTATTTAGGTGCCAAACCCGTCTTCATCGATAGCGACAGGATCTCCTGGAACATGGACCCCCTCGTCCTGCAAGCGGCACTAGAGCAACGCGCCAGCATCGGTAAATTACCCAAAGCCGTCATTATCGTCCATCTCTACGGCCAAAGTGCCGATCTCGACCCGATTATCAAACTCTGCAAACAATACGGCGTAGCGACGATTGAAGACGCCGCAGAAGCCCTCGGAGCCACCTACAAAGGTCGCTCTCCCGGTACCTTTGGCGACGTCGGCATCTTCTCATTTAACGGCAATAAAATCATCACCACCTCCGGTGGTGGCATGTTAGTCTCCGAAGACGCCAGCATCACCTCCAAAGCCAAATTCCTCGCCACCCAAGCCCGCGATCCCGCGCCCCACTATCAGCACTCCGAAATCGGCTATAACTATCGGATGAGTAACGTCCTCGCCGGAATCGGACGCGGACAACTAATGGTATTGAGCGATCGTGTCGCCGCCCGCCGCCGCAACTGCGAAATCTACCAACAAGCCCTCGCACACCTCCCCGGCATCGAATTTATGCCCGAAGCCCCCTGGGGTAGTGCCACCCGCTGGCTGACATGCCTGACGATCGATCCTACCGCCTTCGGCATCGATCGCGAAACCGTCCGCCTCGCCCTCGCCGAACAACAAATCGAAGCCCGCCCCGTATGGAAACCCCTCCACCTTCAGCCTATCTTCGGCGACTGCGAACGCTTCGGCGGCGAAGTCGCCGAAGACCTCTTCGATCGCGGACTCTGCCTCCCCTCCGGCTCCAACCTCTCCGACGAAGACCTCAATTGCGTCATCGAAGCGATTTTAGGGAGTAGAGGGTAG
- the grpE gene encoding nucleotide exchange factor GrpE: protein MNQIQSTPTEDNPIINLVDRILAKAIEDRASHLYFEPRDRSLQIRVRHNGLLQTALQNMPHNTIAPTIDRLKTLAQIHPERTAPQTGTFDRSSKIGRVQIAITTLPTQFGDTITAEITHIQRPQIALHQLIPDREVFEPISRIIHSHRGLILIVGARDSSTSAIVDASLAELQQSDRKIYTIDRQLTADIPGIDRILLPTAADPHTIAHTIDTCLHQQPDILAIGALDSLPVAQSAFQAVARGCLVFATISAATAGDAIANLIALGVPAAQLYTATIGIITQKSLKQLCKDCRLPEELDRLKLAQLGNTILSLTDRSCYYRANTLEPSAVERAKQVGKLCSQCQGAGYRGEIGIYEVLTIVDRLKPTILLGDAESIDLAAQETGMRSFLDLAIDLFRQGKIGFGEVQRCAPPKTLLQNQLANAQTYPDAEAIEIDNSESLAAALYWKQQALKAKSECEQLLAELEHYQQETDEFEQRIKQSRSQVEQGTRAEIALQLLSIFDVIELARTSIKPQTDREAAIQKGYSMLENKMLSSIKEIGVRVTESKGRKFEAHLHEVVREVITHEHPAGTVIDELKRGYTLGDRVLRLAQVNVAVASNYN from the coding sequence ATGAACCAGATTCAATCGACACCCACAGAAGATAATCCCATCATCAACCTAGTCGATCGAATCCTCGCCAAAGCGATCGAAGATCGAGCCTCGCACCTCTACTTTGAACCCCGCGATCGATCTCTCCAAATTAGAGTTCGCCACAATGGGCTACTGCAAACCGCACTGCAAAACATGCCCCACAACACGATCGCACCCACCATCGATCGCCTCAAAACCCTCGCCCAAATCCACCCAGAACGCACCGCCCCCCAAACAGGCACATTCGATCGCTCCAGTAAGATCGGTCGCGTCCAGATCGCCATTACCACCTTACCCACTCAATTTGGCGACACCATCACCGCCGAAATTACCCACATCCAACGCCCACAAATAGCCCTCCACCAACTCATTCCCGATCGCGAAGTCTTCGAGCCAATCTCCCGCATCATCCACAGCCATCGCGGACTGATCCTCATCGTTGGCGCACGAGACAGTAGCACATCTGCAATCGTCGATGCTAGCCTCGCCGAACTCCAACAATCCGATCGCAAGATTTATACAATCGATCGTCAATTAACAGCCGACATCCCTGGGATCGATCGCATCCTCCTCCCCACCGCAGCCGACCCCCACACCATCGCCCACACCATCGACACCTGCCTGCACCAACAACCCGACATCCTCGCCATCGGCGCGCTCGATAGCCTCCCTGTCGCCCAATCCGCATTCCAAGCCGTCGCGCGCGGTTGCCTCGTCTTCGCCACCATTTCTGCCGCCACCGCTGGAGACGCGATCGCTAACCTCATCGCTCTGGGCGTTCCCGCAGCGCAGCTCTACACCGCCACCATCGGCATCATTACCCAAAAATCGTTAAAACAGCTCTGCAAAGATTGTCGCTTGCCAGAAGAGCTAGATCGCCTCAAATTAGCCCAACTCGGCAATACAATTCTCAGCTTGACCGATCGGAGTTGCTATTATCGTGCCAATACTCTCGAACCCAGTGCAGTCGAGCGCGCCAAGCAAGTGGGTAAATTGTGCTCTCAATGTCAGGGAGCTGGCTATCGGGGCGAGATTGGGATCTATGAAGTACTGACGATCGTCGATCGACTCAAACCCACTATTCTCCTCGGCGATGCCGAATCGATCGATCTCGCCGCCCAAGAAACTGGGATGCGATCGTTTCTCGATCTAGCGATCGACCTATTTCGCCAGGGCAAGATCGGCTTTGGGGAAGTGCAGCGGTGCGCGCCACCCAAAACCTTACTACAAAATCAATTAGCCAATGCCCAAACATACCCAGATGCCGAGGCGATCGAGATCGATAATTCCGAAAGTTTAGCAGCAGCTTTATACTGGAAACAACAAGCCCTCAAAGCCAAATCTGAGTGCGAACAATTATTAGCCGAACTCGAACATTACCAGCAAGAAACAGACGAATTCGAGCAGCGCATCAAACAAAGTCGATCGCAAGTAGAACAGGGCACTCGCGCAGAAATTGCCCTACAGTTATTATCGATATTCGATGTCATCGAACTCGCCCGGACTTCGATTAAACCACAAACCGATCGGGAAGCCGCCATCCAAAAAGGCTACTCAATGTTAGAAAATAAAATGCTATCGAGTATTAAAGAAATCGGCGTCCGCGTTACCGAAAGTAAAGGTCGTAAATTTGAAGCTCATCTGCATGAAGTCGTCCGAGAAGTCATTACTCACGAACATCCAGCAGGCACAGTAATCGATGAATTGAAGCGCGGTTACACACTTGGCGATCGCGTATTGCGGTTGGCGCAAGTTAATGTAGCCGTGGCATCTAACTATAACTAA
- a CDS encoding BCD family MFS transporter, whose translation MTTGDLSRPELNRSYSYDRARPKVRLLTMIRLGFFQMGLGMMSVMVFGVLNRVLIRELAVPSTIATVILALTLFVAPARIIFGQLSDTKPLFGYYRTGYIWLGAAGLVTNAWIAVQVMWQLGASLKAVGWALPTYGWAGLLGFIFALYGLSVSLCSTPFATLLVDITDEDDRSRLVAVDWSMLIGGTIVGAITIGVLLKSLEINATIAQVQTQIDRLFIIIPAIVVLLTFFATWGVERKYSRFASRVEKPIEGSHLSLGRALGILTASRQTQVFFTFLVVMTMGLFIQDPILETYGGDVFALPVGKTATLNAFWGTGTLLGLTAAGFWFVPKMGKQKTARLGCMLVAASMLWVIVSGFTHNPVFLQLALLLFGICSGLVTTGAITLMLDLTVPETAGTFIGAWGLSQALAKGFATIFGGAALDIGKSLFTDIVLAYGFVFCLQALAMIIAVKLLDRVNVREFQTSAKDAVKAVIAAEVD comes from the coding sequence ATGACTACTGGCGACTTATCTAGACCAGAATTGAATCGAAGTTATAGTTACGATCGAGCGCGCCCCAAAGTCAGATTACTGACGATGATTCGTCTGGGATTCTTTCAGATGGGTTTGGGGATGATGTCTGTGATGGTATTTGGCGTACTCAATCGGGTGCTAATTAGAGAATTAGCCGTACCGAGTACGATCGCCACGGTGATTCTAGCTCTAACATTGTTTGTCGCTCCAGCGAGAATTATTTTCGGACAACTCTCCGATACCAAACCATTATTCGGTTATTATCGAACTGGCTATATTTGGCTGGGAGCGGCTGGATTAGTCACCAATGCTTGGATTGCCGTGCAGGTAATGTGGCAACTGGGGGCGAGTCTCAAGGCTGTCGGCTGGGCGTTACCAACTTATGGCTGGGCGGGGTTATTAGGATTCATATTTGCCCTCTATGGTCTATCTGTGAGCCTGTGCTCTACACCATTTGCCACACTGCTCGTCGATATCACCGACGAAGACGATCGATCGCGACTCGTCGCTGTAGACTGGTCGATGTTAATCGGTGGTACGATCGTCGGCGCGATTACGATCGGCGTATTACTCAAATCCTTAGAAATTAATGCCACGATCGCGCAAGTTCAAACCCAGATCGATCGCTTGTTTATCATTATCCCCGCGATCGTCGTCCTCTTGACTTTTTTCGCTACTTGGGGCGTCGAACGTAAATATTCGCGCTTTGCCAGTCGGGTAGAAAAACCGATCGAAGGCTCTCATTTATCGCTAGGACGCGCTTTAGGTATCCTCACTGCCAGCCGCCAAACTCAGGTATTTTTTACCTTCCTCGTCGTCATGACGATGGGATTATTCATTCAAGATCCGATCCTCGAAACTTATGGCGGTGACGTCTTCGCGCTCCCCGTTGGCAAAACAGCTACGCTAAACGCTTTTTGGGGTACAGGCACATTACTCGGCTTAACTGCCGCCGGATTTTGGTTCGTGCCGAAAATGGGCAAGCAAAAGACAGCGCGATTGGGGTGTATGTTAGTTGCTGCGTCGATGCTGTGGGTAATTGTCTCTGGTTTTACTCATAATCCAGTATTTCTACAACTGGCTCTATTATTATTTGGGATCTGTTCCGGATTGGTTACCACCGGGGCAATTACACTAATGTTAGATCTCACAGTCCCAGAGACAGCAGGCACATTCATCGGTGCTTGGGGCTTATCGCAAGCATTAGCCAAAGGGTTTGCGACAATTTTTGGGGGTGCAGCTTTAGATATTGGCAAGTCACTGTTTACAGATATCGTCTTGGCCTATGGCTTTGTATTTTGCCTCCAAGCTCTAGCCATGATTATCGCCGTCAAGCTACTCGACAGAGTAAATGTCCGCGAATTTCAAACCTCAGCCAAAGATGCCGTCAAAGCAGTAATTGCCGCTGAAGTAGATTAG
- a CDS encoding putative O-linked N-acetylglucosamine transferase, SPINDLY family — MQALHLQPTLPDRPFDRDSLERTIEYYEAIIDRGDESSHNYWHLGLAYLLQQREVDAQATWFVPFESADDIAAETLNNELCTLLDRVASEKLSENCLDDAWLICQYLREINFAHVNNLLRAVLLEIKTERFTPELLTELQAEEILANSVEPNIDRSILISLLDVILSFSSPLVSQLVRQCLSLRSDCQDDAIVTIVNTVLRLDRHLHGDSFLIEILDVCLEYAPKNINILNTQSRLYCNSRQYQTAIEIGNTAYEYCQNIRDKIVTNNHIIRAMLSSGNWLNADALLTRYYQLLEELAAQENLDLSINNDNLLMVASVFLACIADRPEHFRQLQNKIASKHVPSQPQIISSAAEPVELKKETGVIRIGYLASTFRSHSVGWLCRWLFQYHDRQNFQIFTYGINQDPDDSFYQQWFRKTSHVSYCFSDKPDEIIAQIKADEIDILIDLDSLTLSLTTRILAAKPAPVQVSWLGWDATGLPTVDYFIADNYVLPDNAQEYYQEKIWRLPHSYLAVKGFEIGTPTLKRRDLNIPDDAIIYWSGQVGHKRHPDTVRLQLRILKSVPNSYFLIKGDTDPDIIREFFGKIAAEEGVEFDRLRFLGNVPDEYTHRANLGIADVALDTYPYNGATTTLEILWMGIPLVTRVGQQFIARNSYTFMLNAGIEEGIAWNAEEYVEWGIKLGLDRELRLEIREKLRVGRTTAPVWNAKQFTLDMEQAYRDMWAKYQSQQQDRQIEDYSQN, encoded by the coding sequence ATGCAGGCTCTACATCTACAACCAACACTCCCAGATCGACCATTCGATCGAGACTCTCTAGAACGCACGATCGAGTATTATGAGGCGATAATCGATCGAGGCGACGAATCTAGCCACAATTATTGGCATTTGGGACTAGCTTATTTACTTCAGCAGCGCGAAGTTGATGCTCAAGCTACTTGGTTCGTTCCGTTTGAGAGTGCTGATGACATAGCAGCAGAAACTCTAAATAATGAACTTTGTACCTTGCTCGATCGAGTTGCTAGTGAGAAATTATCAGAAAATTGTCTCGATGATGCTTGGCTGATATGTCAGTATTTACGGGAAATCAACTTTGCACATGTTAATAACTTACTGCGAGCGGTATTACTAGAAATTAAAACCGAGAGATTTACTCCAGAACTCTTGACCGAGCTGCAAGCAGAGGAAATATTAGCTAACTCAGTAGAACCTAATATCGATCGCTCGATTTTAATAAGTTTGCTCGATGTAATATTATCATTCTCTTCACCCTTAGTATCTCAATTAGTTCGTCAATGCTTATCTCTTCGTTCGGATTGTCAAGATGATGCGATTGTCACTATTGTCAACACAGTTTTAAGATTAGATCGTCATTTGCATGGCGATTCATTTTTGATAGAAATATTAGATGTCTGCCTAGAATATGCTCCAAAAAATATTAATATTCTTAACACTCAGTCCAGATTGTATTGTAACTCCCGTCAATATCAGACAGCAATCGAAATCGGTAACACAGCTTACGAATATTGTCAAAATATACGCGATAAAATAGTTACTAACAATCATATCATCAGAGCAATGTTAAGTTCTGGGAACTGGTTGAATGCTGACGCGCTGTTAACAAGATATTACCAACTGCTTGAAGAACTTGCAGCTCAAGAAAATTTAGATTTATCGATAAATAATGACAACCTCTTGATGGTGGCTTCAGTATTTTTAGCATGTATTGCCGATCGACCAGAACATTTCCGGCAGCTCCAAAATAAAATTGCTAGCAAGCATGTACCCTCGCAACCACAAATAATAAGTAGTGCAGCGGAGCCAGTCGAGCTGAAAAAAGAAACAGGAGTTATCAGGATTGGCTATCTAGCCTCTACTTTTAGAAGTCATTCAGTTGGGTGGTTGTGTCGGTGGCTATTTCAGTATCACGATCGACAGAATTTTCAAATTTTTACTTATGGTATCAATCAAGACCCTGATGACTCGTTCTATCAGCAGTGGTTTAGAAAGACATCGCATGTTTCGTATTGCTTTAGCGATAAGCCTGATGAAATTATAGCTCAAATTAAAGCGGATGAGATTGATATTCTCATCGATCTCGATAGTCTGACATTAAGTTTGACAACAAGAATTCTAGCTGCCAAGCCTGCACCAGTTCAAGTAAGTTGGTTGGGTTGGGATGCTACTGGCTTGCCGACTGTCGATTATTTTATTGCGGATAATTATGTGCTACCAGACAATGCACAAGAATATTATCAGGAGAAAATTTGGCGATTGCCCCATAGTTACTTAGCAGTTAAGGGTTTTGAAATAGGCACGCCAACTTTAAAACGCAGGGACTTAAATATTCCCGATGATGCCATAATTTATTGGAGCGGACAAGTCGGTCACAAACGTCATCCCGATACGGTAAGATTGCAGCTAAGGATCTTAAAATCTGTACCGAACAGTTATTTCCTGATTAAAGGCGATACCGATCCTGATATCATTCGCGAATTTTTTGGTAAAATCGCTGCCGAAGAAGGCGTAGAATTCGATCGCCTGAGATTTTTAGGTAACGTTCCTGACGAATATACTCACCGCGCTAATTTAGGAATCGCAGATGTCGCTCTCGATACTTACCCCTATAATGGGGCTACCACCACTTTAGAAATTCTGTGGATGGGCATTCCACTCGTTACTCGTGTAGGTCAGCAATTTATCGCTCGCAATAGTTATACTTTCATGCTCAATGCGGGGATTGAGGAAGGTATTGCTTGGAATGCGGAGGAATATGTCGAGTGGGGGATAAAATTGGGACTCGATCGTGAGTTAAGATTGGAAATCCGCGAAAAGTTACGCGTCGGACGCACTACTGCGCCTGTCTGGAATGCCAAACAATTTACGCTAGATATGGAGCAAGCTTATCGAGACATGTGGGCGAAATATCAATCGCAGCAGCAAGATCGACAGATCGAAGATTACTCGCAAAACTAG
- a CDS encoding putative O-linked N-acetylglucosamine transferase, SPINDLY family, with product MQVIASTLSPSSISSPDRAIEFYETEIANDETIASNYWQLGVAYLLAGREDDAHVAWFTPISTATADSIDDLNAELIAVLDREARYQVEISAPEKAWLLRQHIQILAPNLVENIFEAIYLAYLTENLTPDLLIEWQVLELIKKVEPASIDDDLLANVLKSFTIVRTDLGLKAIEACLPLTGSKREAIVAMLVVIGQGLFDRLYLGPFVVALLEICNRVVPDNLIVLRLSTYVHTKIGKYTIAIAFAEEYCRLASNTIDKLFGNYIAQDAYFGAGDWQAAKVKSDLYCELIERAIESDSLNLNRDRASHLILSSFFLPYIADNPRDNKNLQNKIATIYQQNIQLTPSNIQVDKSSIPKKTGCLRIGYIASTFRQHSVGWLSRWLMHHHDRESFQVFIYCVNTDPDNSFNHQWFRHKGDCISYFGYDYQDIVAQIRADEIDILIELDSITFDTTCMVMTEKPAPIQVSWLGWDASGLPAIDYFIADPYVLPDEAQEYYQEKIWRLPQTYLAVDGFEIGTPDLRRQDLDIPDDAVIYFSGQSGYKRNPNCIRAQMEIVKSVPNSYFLIKGSSDPEIIKNLFGNLAAEVGISFDRLKFIDRVEDEPTHRANLAIADIVLDTFPYNGATTTLETLWMGIPMVTQVGKQFSARNSYTFMLNAGIEEGIAWSQQEYIEWGIKLGLDPKLRMEIREKLRAGRQTAPVWDAQQFTRDMEQAYCQMWAKYQAENNSKTSDRSENN from the coding sequence ATGCAGGTAATCGCATCTACACTTTCACCATCATCGATCTCTTCACCCGATCGAGCAATCGAATTTTATGAGACTGAAATCGCTAACGATGAGACAATAGCAAGCAATTATTGGCAGCTAGGAGTTGCTTATTTATTAGCAGGTCGAGAGGATGATGCCCACGTAGCCTGGTTTACACCAATCTCCACAGCAACCGCAGATAGTATTGACGATTTGAATGCCGAGCTGATTGCTGTTTTAGATCGCGAAGCTCGATATCAAGTAGAAATATCTGCACCAGAAAAAGCCTGGTTGCTACGCCAGCACATTCAGATATTAGCACCCAATCTTGTTGAAAATATTTTTGAGGCAATTTATTTAGCCTATCTCACTGAAAATTTAACTCCAGATTTGCTGATTGAATGGCAAGTATTAGAACTAATTAAAAAAGTCGAGCCTGCTAGTATCGATGACGATCTACTTGCCAATGTATTAAAGTCGTTTACGATCGTGCGGACGGATTTAGGTCTAAAGGCGATCGAGGCGTGCTTGCCGCTGACTGGCTCCAAGCGCGAAGCAATAGTGGCAATGTTGGTGGTAATAGGACAGGGGCTTTTCGATCGTCTATATCTCGGTCCTTTTGTAGTTGCATTATTGGAAATATGCAATCGAGTTGTTCCAGATAATTTAATAGTACTGCGACTATCAACCTACGTTCATACTAAAATAGGCAAGTATACTATAGCAATAGCATTTGCTGAAGAATATTGTCGTTTAGCATCGAATACGATCGACAAATTATTTGGTAATTATATAGCTCAAGATGCTTATTTTGGTGCGGGAGATTGGCAAGCTGCTAAAGTTAAATCCGATCTTTATTGTGAATTAATCGAGAGGGCAATTGAATCAGATTCTCTTAATTTAAATCGAGATCGAGCTAGTCATTTAATATTATCATCCTTTTTCTTGCCTTACATAGCAGATAATCCTCGTGATAACAAGAATTTACAAAACAAAATAGCTACTATTTATCAACAAAATATTCAACTAACTCCTAGCAATATCCAAGTTGATAAATCATCAATACCAAAGAAAACCGGATGTCTGAGAATTGGCTATATTGCTTCTACTTTCAGACAACATTCAGTTGGCTGGCTGAGTCGTTGGCTGATGCACCATCACGACCGAGAGTCTTTTCAAGTATTTATTTATTGTGTAAATACCGATCCAGATAATTCTTTCAATCATCAATGGTTTCGACATAAGGGCGATTGTATTTCATACTTTGGCTATGACTATCAAGATATTGTCGCCCAAATTCGAGCAGACGAAATCGATATTCTGATCGAGTTGGATAGTATAACTTTTGATACGACCTGTATGGTAATGACCGAGAAGCCAGCACCAATTCAGGTGTCGTGGTTGGGTTGGGATGCTAGCGGTCTACCAGCGATCGACTATTTTATTGCCGATCCTTATGTATTGCCCGACGAGGCTCAAGAATATTATCAAGAAAAAATTTGGCGGCTACCACAAACATATTTGGCAGTAGATGGATTTGAAATTGGTACTCCCGATTTGCGGCGGCAGGATTTAGATATTCCTGATGATGCAGTGATTTATTTCAGCGGACAATCTGGTTATAAAAGAAATCCTAACTGCATCAGAGCGCAGATGGAGATCGTCAAGTCTGTACCTAATAGTTACTTTTTAATTAAAGGTAGCAGCGATCCAGAAATTATTAAGAATCTGTTCGGTAACCTAGCAGCAGAAGTGGGTATTAGTTTCGATCGCTTGAAATTTATCGATCGAGTGGAGGATGAACCTACCCATCGAGCTAACTTAGCAATTGCCGACATCGTGCTCGATACTTTCCCCTACAATGGTGCCACTACAACACTAGAAACCCTGTGGATGGGTATCCCCATGGTAACTCAGGTCGGCAAACAGTTTTCAGCACGTAATAGTTATACATTTATGCTCAATGCAGGAATTGAGGAAGGTATTGCCTGGAGTCAGCAGGAATATATCGAGTGGGGAATTAAATTAGGACTCGATCCCAAGCTTCGTATGGAAATCCGCGAAAAATTGCGTGCGGGACGACAAACCGCACCAGTTTGGGATGCCCAGCAATTTACCCGCGACATGGAGCAAGCTTATTGCCAAATGTGGGCAAAATATCAAGCAGAAAACAATTCTAAAACTAGCGATCGATCCGAGAATAACTAA
- a CDS encoding type IV pilin-like G/H family protein, with the protein MRTELQAKFIQHLNNRKKSDKGFTLVELLVVIIIIGILAAIALPNFLNQTSKAKQSEAKQNVALVNKTQNAFRAENQSFASTFNILAIGSVTDTVAPGSGTSANYSYTMGQSAATDSAVAIAVARDGGLKAYNGGITRFVNGAGQNVTGTILCEATAASTVAPVAVTFAAGVRPVCGASTGVGGVTTISI; encoded by the coding sequence ATGAGAACCGAACTCCAAGCTAAATTCATCCAACACCTCAACAACCGCAAAAAATCCGATAAAGGTTTCACTCTCGTCGAACTCTTAGTTGTAATCATCATCATCGGTATTTTGGCTGCGATCGCATTACCTAACTTCCTCAACCAAACTTCCAAAGCGAAGCAATCCGAAGCTAAACAGAACGTCGCTCTGGTTAACAAAACTCAAAACGCTTTCCGCGCTGAAAATCAATCTTTTGCCAGTACTTTTAATATCTTAGCCATCGGTAGCGTTACCGACACTGTAGCTCCTGGTAGTGGTACGAGTGCTAACTATAGTTACACTATGGGTCAGAGTGCTGCTACCGACTCTGCAGTGGCAATTGCTGTTGCTAGAGATGGTGGTCTCAAAGCCTATAACGGTGGCATTACTCGTTTTGTGAATGGTGCTGGTCAAAACGTAACTGGTACTATTCTGTGCGAAGCTACTGCTGCTAGTACTGTCGCTCCCGTTGCCGTCACTTTTGCAGCTGGTGTCAGACCTGTCTGTGGCGCGTCTACTGGTGTTGGTGGCGTGACTACTATCAGTATCTAA